One part of the Solanum dulcamara chromosome 8, daSolDulc1.2, whole genome shotgun sequence genome encodes these proteins:
- the LOC129901236 gene encoding probable gamma-secretase subunit PEN-2, producing the protein MEAAPSNPTHHIISTANSAPSAAISMNASVASHRNPLRVDWPTVDGPLGLMEQESIDQARRFFKFGFLLLPWLWAVNCLYFWPVLRRPSSYYHRDLRRYVVRSAIGFTVFAVILTSWVVTFSVGGERLFGHARNKLVMYNVAEKYGLTGWI; encoded by the exons ATGGAGGCGGCTCCCTCCAATCCCACTCATCATATCATCTCCACCGCAAACTCCGCCCCTTCCGCCGCAATTAGTATGAACGCCTCCGTCGCGAGCCACCGTAATCCGCTAAGAGTTGACTGGCCGACGGTAGACGGACCACTGGGTCTCATGGAGCAGGAATCCATCGATCAGGCGCGTAGATTCTTCAAGTTTGGATTTTTACTCCTCCCTTGGCTTTGGGCTGTCAATTGCTTATACTTTTGGCCAGTTCTTCGTCGTCCTAGCTCCTATTATCACCGAGATCTCCGCCGAT ATGTTGTCAGGTCAGCAATTGGTTTCACGGTGTTCGCTGTTATCCTCACAAGTTGGGTTGTTACCTTTTCTGTTGGAGGAGAGCGTCTATTTGGTCATGCGCGGAACAAGCTAGTAATGTACAACGTTGCTGAAAAATATGGTTTGACGGGGTGGATCTAG